The following DNA comes from Papaver somniferum cultivar HN1 chromosome 4, ASM357369v1, whole genome shotgun sequence.
tcaattaaaaataagaaaaaagtatttgaaaatgggtaggatgaaactgtctACAtcgtggctatttttacatttttgtccatttaaatagtatcaaaatctagatgtctaCATAGAATTCTGAAGCAACGTCATCCTGACGTGTGCATCAATTTCTTTGTTCATGCTTTCATAATTTCTCCATCTGAGAGTTAATCTTAGTAGTATTCATCAATCTTTTCTTCTCATTGTGATTCTTGTTAGCAGCTATATCATCTACAGATCTTTGTTACTTATTACTACTTTCACAGATAGAAAATCATTGCAAAATATAATTGATTCCAATATAAACAAGTACAAACTTTACTTAAACATCTTTGAAACAAACAACAAACAGTTCATAAATTTCCACACAAAGAGTTTCAAATTCTGCATTGAGTATTACATGCCAATTTCTTCATCAAACTCTCAAAAGATCAAAGTTTCAAAATACCAAAATATCAAACCTGAACCAAAATACCACACTACTACTTCCCAAATCCTACCTACTACTGAACATTCCAACATATCTGAAAAAACTATAACCACTTCAAACTTTACACCTTTTAACCAGAAAATTCCCCTGAACAACATCACTTTTTCACTTCATCGACACAACCAAAAAAGGAAAACCTTCGACCGAATCcacaaccaaaaaaagaaaaagcttaACACCATTTGCAGCatcaaaaaaggaaggaaaaagaaaaattaccagAAAAACTGttttgctaaaaacttgttgatcgttttcaAGCTTTATGCTAAGCCTGAAAAGCTAGCTTTTTCTAGTAATTCTGAAGAGATTACCacaaatcatcttcatcaataTCCCATCTCTCCTCTTCATAACGCTCACTGTCATCACTGTCAGACGGTGCAGGTGAAGTCCCACTGGAAGACGATTCTTCATCACTGTCACCTTCTTCCCCTCCCTCTCCATCTTCAGTTTCCTCATCATCCAAATTGGCAATGCGTCGGCTTACTGTTACCCTGCTTGGCTCACCTTCACTCATGGTGCGCGCAAAGATCTTGGGGTTGGAGAGTTCGTAATTGAATCGGTTCCTCAACTGTCTATCATGATATGCATCCACCTTGCGTTTATCCTCTGCAGCCTCAGAATCAAGTTCACTGGTGTTCACCTCCTCTATATCATACTCAAAGCCATCAGAATCCTCAGAATCACTCTATGTTGCACTTCCATATCTTGGGGTCCTGACATACTTCTCATCCCATTCCTCATCTTTTCTTTCTCGACATTCTACGAACTTGGGTATCCATGCAGCATAGAGAGCCTCAAATCTTCGCTCTCTTCGGACACGAGCAGCTTCTTCTTCGTCTCGTTGACGTTCTTGGTTTTGAATTCGAAGATCAATTACTGATTGTGTTTCATCTATCAACCTCTGCAACTCATTCAGACTCAATGAAGGGAGTAGTGATTTGGATAGGGAATACTCAGGCGTTTCTGGTGGTATAATGGGATGATTACCATAGGAGTTTGATGGATTTTGGCCAGGAAAATCAGCCATTCTCTAAAATTGGTTTgccaaatctaaacctaaacctTTCCTCTTCTGTAAAGTTTTACCttgaaaataataatctctctgcTAATCACCCCCTTAAATACCCATTTGAGCCTATTCAATTTcatttatggcgcttagttaaCCGTCATGTCTCTTTGTTTACCATGCCCATTCAAAGCCATGCGTACCCCCTTCACCCTAATGAACATCATTACCCtgtcaagacctattttcaacgcCTAAACCCCATTATTACTTCTATCTCCCACATAACTTCTATTAAGGGAGGTGTTGGTAGGTCACCAAACTTTGAGATTGCTATTTGGGGTCTAATTGACATTTTTTGCTTTATGCAGACTGGAAGAATGCAGCATCAGTTGAGAGGCACCATTGCGGTTTTGGGTATAATGGGAAGATGCGTTACTAGTTCTACCTCTAATCCAAACGACTTGACGGACCTTTTACAATCAACCCATAGCCACCCACTTCAATACGATTTTTCCCTCCAATTTTCTACCATTACTCCATTTGGTTGTTTGCAACATGGTATAAATGTCATCCCAAATAGAGACAAACATGATAAATACCCAACTACCACAAACTACGTCATGTATCCCCAAGCTTACCTACAACAAAAACCTCAACAAAGTATTATTGGTTTTGTCCATATGTGGTTTCTGTCTCATAATGCTCACGTGAATGTCTCTAGTGGGATAATGCAAATAAAGCAAAGATATGAAAGGGACGCTCCTTATGTTATCCCTCTCCCCCAAAGTAAGTCTTGCAGTATAACAACATCTACTTTACACCAAATATATCCTGAAAGTTTTCCAATCCATAGTCAACAAATTTCTCATTCCATCTTTAAGGTTCAAACTCATAAACAAACAAACTCTCCCTGTCTCTCTCTCACCTACATTGTTTGTATCCAATATCAAAACAGTCCGCATAGGAGATTCCTTTCTCTGCAGCTGCATTTTATATTAGTTATTTGGAAAACTGATGTCCATCATCCTATTTTTATATATATCCATCTCTCTTTAAAGATGAAATTCCCACAATCCTCTGAAGATACTCAAAGCCTTAACCAAGAAATTCAAACCCTTTCTGTCCTAATGTCTGAGAAATTAATCTTACCATCTTCACTTGCTAAACCAGttttcattgataaaaaaagtaGTCCTTGCCGAagctgataccaattggaaatggtgtatggtgGGATATTTTTTTGTGAGACTTTGATCCCAACTTCTTCAATCAGGTTCTACATTTGTAGTAACTGGCTTTTTGCTCAACACCCAACCATAACTACCTTCAATGGTCAACGAAACAAAGTTCTCATCCGTTACTTATCCGAAGAGAATTTTAATAGGATCAATTCTCAAAAACCTTGGTTTTTCTGCGGTTATCTAATGgtactaagagttgttacggtaGAAGGTTGGACTCCAAATCATCAACTCACTTTTGATGAGAAAATCATGTGGTTCATCTTATGCAACATTACGAATGAATGCACAGAATTTGaggatcttcaaaaactaactcTCAGCATGGGGGAACTATTTGAAGCTCAAAATCCCTTTGGAAAACACCATCTCAGGAAGAATGTTAAAGTTTTCATTAGAATCCAAGTccaaaatgctttaccaacagGCATTCCTCTATTCACAAGTGGTAGAAGGGAACCGTTTCTGATTGAATGCAGGCATATCAAAGTTCCTAGGTATTTCTGCACCTCTTGTCGCATTCTGGATCACAAAGATCGTAACTGCCCTTCTTGGCTTTTAAATCAAAAAAAGATCAAAGAGCTTGATGCGTCTTGCGGCAACTATACTTTCCCAGCGTCTCAAAGTTAATGATGCCTTCTACAACCAAGCAAGCATTTCCATCAGCTGCTGCCATCACTGATACTGTTATGCAACAATCTGGAGTTATTCCAGAAACACAAATTGAAACTACTATTATTGAAGTGCACAATAAAGGAAAAGCAGAAGCTATTGATCAAAGAATGGAAAACTCTATTCAAAAGAGCTTATCTAATACTTTCCAAATGGTCCCGTTTATTAACAGATCCAATATTTTGAAGATCTTTGATGTTGGTCCGGTTCAAAAACATTTGACCCAGTTGGAAAATGGTTTGCCAATTGTGCTAAAACAGATTACTACTCAAAATGTCACATTTGTTGCTTCTATATTTGGATCAGAGTCAACCCCCAGTGGTCTGATTCGTACCTCTTATTCCTCAAGAAGATTCAAAACTGCTGCTCTGCCAAATACCAATCCAATCATCACTAGAGGAACAACTAATACTGCTGAGCAAGATgttctagcaaacctcaaaaggaAGATTAACCCAAGAGCTGATTTACGAAAACGAATAAGAGATAATTAAAGTTTGGTTAATATAGTGGTTATTCCTAAAGAACAAACTTCTACTGAACCTGATTATGCTCAGCTCTGCCCCCCAATCACCAAATAGGGAGAACTACCAACCATTGACCTTTCTACTTGCTCGTTCAATACCCAATCAGTTTTTAACTCTTTTGGGAGTTACAGTGTACCTACCGACAGTTCCCCAAGCAACAATGATGTCTGTAAtaattctcctctcaatgttgcTAGTTCTAGTCTCGATTCCTCCTAATTCGACTCTCAAAGTGGTGATGGTACCAATgcttctcttggtggtggatcTGACCCTATCACTCAGGTAAATCAACCCCTTCCATCTCCTCTAATTGACACTGCTCATAATACCATAAATCATTTTCCTGTCAATAATATCAACATGATTGCTTGGAACCTTAGGGGATTTGGTAAAAAATATGCTAACAAGGAGCTTAGTCTTCTATGTAAGAATGTCAACCCagatattatttttctttctgagACCAAAATGAACAAAGACATGGAAGCTAGGAAACTAAGAAATATGGGATTTCCCTGTACCTTTAATGTTCCAAGTGTTGGGAGAAGTGGTGGTCTTTCCCTTGCTTGTAAAAAGGAAGTACACCTCAACATTATTTCCTCCAGTCTGAGGGGCATCTATGTTACTACTACTGATATATTCCATTCTAAGACCTGTCAAATTCATTTTATGTATGGTGAACCTAACAGTAGTCTAAGACAATCTTTTTGGGAACAACGATGTCAACAGATAAATGTCCCTTTAGATGAGCCTGTTTTCTTTATAGGAGACTTTAATGCCCTCTTAGgtactgaagataaaaatggagGGTTAGAAGTAGATGACCCTGATTTTGAAAATCTCAGAAAATTTTGCTCTGTCTTTAATCTCCATGACGCTGGTTTTTATGGACTAAGATTCacttggtctaatatgcaacaaggtcctgatttgattcttgaaagattagatagatgtcTTATTAATCAAACTGTTGAAGATCTTTTTCCTAAACTGTGTTTCAATAACCTTCCTAGGGATTCTTCTGACCATTGTCCCATGCATATATGGTTTAACTATGAGGATATTAGTATGCCTAGACCTTTTCATTTTATGGCCATGTGGATAGAGGATCCTACTTGTAGAGATATTATAGCTAATTCTTGGTCTGTTAATGTAGTAGGTTCCCTGCCTACAAATTTAAAGCCAAGCTCTTAAGCACCAAGAAAGGCCTAAGATATTGGAATAagtcttcttttggtaatatacAGACTAATATATCTACCATTAGAAAAGAATTAGCTGACCTTCAAACTCTTAATCCTACTGATACTAATAACACTTCTAGACTGAAAGCCAGGCTGGAGTATCTGTACAACCTGGAGGAGTTATATTGGAAGGACAAATCTAGAGAAGTATGGCACTTGTAAGGTGACAGAaattcaccatattttcatagagtaactctctttagaagaaaaataaatgcTATTAGCTGGATAAAGAACTCCTTgaatactattctaactgatagagatagtattggagattctttcatagattatttcaaaaatatttattcCACCCATCCTCAGCAATTTCAAGATGAAATTCTTGCTGATCTTCCTGTTAAGTTCTCTGTAGAAGATAATGCCTCCTTAAATTTGCCTCTGACTCTAGAGGAAATAAAGAATGTTGTCTTCCAAATGGGGGTGGGGGGTTGGGGGAAGGCCTTTGGTCCTGATGGCTTTACATGCCTCTTTTATCAAAAGCATTGGGACATTGTGGGTGAAGCTGTTGTTGATATGACTCAAACCTTCTTTAAAACTGGCAACATTGCCAAGGTTTTTAATCATACCAACATAGCTCTCATTCCAAAAGTCCCTCTTGTTGAATTGGTAACCCAGTATAGGCCTATTGTtctatgtaattttatttataaaattctttcaaaaactcTAGCTAATAGACTGAAACCTTTTATGAACAATATTATTTCCCAAAACCAAAGTGATTTTATCCCTAAGAGGAGTATCTCTGATAACATTTTTCTTGCTAATGAGGCCATATATGTTGTCAATCATAATGATAAAGTTGAGGGCATTGCATCCATCAAACTTGACATGTTTAAGGCCTATGATAAGATTGAGTGGGATTTTCTTGAGAAAGTCTTAACTAAAATGGGTTTGTCTAATCATTGGGTTAATCTGATAAACCAGTGTGTCTCCACTGTGTCTTATTCGGTCCTGCTTAATGGAAGCCGTACAGGTTATTTCCAACATGAAAGAGGTCTAAGACAGGGTGATCCTCTATCTCCCTATCTTTACATCATTTGTTCTGAATCCCTATCTTATTACATTGATAGCCTCCAAAAAAAAGGGTACTTTAGAAGGCATAAAAGTCTGTAAAGAGGCTCCTGAAATGACCCATCTtctgtttgctgatgattctctCTTGTTTTCAAAAGCTACTGAAAAAAACTTTCGTGTCATAAAAGACTATCTTCAAAAATACTGCCTTGCTTCTGGGcaagaaatcaattttgaaaaatctggtcTTTTGTTTAGTAAGAAGATTCCTGAACATAGGAAAGCCATTTTGGATAATATTTTAGATATCCAAAGCAgggatttaggagaaaaatatcttggaacaCCTACTGTTTTCCAAGCTTCAAAAATCCAGAAACATGGGTATTCTCTAAGCCATTGATGCCAGGATCTCTATTTGGCTTCACAAGCTCTTATCCCAAGATGCTAGGACTACTCTGATCAAGCACATTGGTCAAGCTATCCCTAT
Coding sequences within:
- the LOC113272559 gene encoding uncharacterized protein LOC113272559, producing the protein MMSVIILLSMLLVLVSIPPNSTLKVVMVPMLLLVVDLTLSLRGFGKKYANKELSLLCKNVNPDIIFLSETKMNKDMEARKLRNMGFPCTFNVPSVGRSGGLSLACKKEVHLNIISSSLRGIYVTTTDIFHSKTCQIHFMYGEPNSSLRQSFWEQRCQQINVPLDEPVFFIGDFNALLGTEDKNGGLEVDDPDFENLRKFCSVFNLHDAGFYGLRFTWDSSDHCPMHIWFNYEDISMPRPFHFMAMWIEDPTCRDIIANSWSVNVTNISTIRKELADLQTLNPTDTNNTSRLKARLEYLYNLEELYWKDKSREQFQDEILADLPVKFSVEDNASLNLPLTLEEIKNVVFQMGVGGWGKAFGPDGFTCLFYQKHWDIVGEAVVDMTQTFFKTGNIAKVFNHTNIALIPKVPLVELVTQYRPIVLCNFIYKILSKTLANRLKPFMNNIISQNQSDFIPKRSISDNIFLANEAIYVVNHNDKVEGIASIKLDMFKAYDKIEWDFLEKVLTKMGLSNHWVNLINQCVSTVSYSVLLNGSRTASKKKGTLEGIKVCKEAPEMTHLLFADDSLLFSKATEKNFRVIKDYLQKYCLASGQEINFEKSGLLFSKKIPEHRKAILDNILDIQSRDLGEKYLGTPTVFQASKIQKHGKDELNNLAMLARNAWRILENPNCLLASVLKAKYFPKTDFLNAKCTAKCFWTWKCLHAIKELIKPFISWIVGDGQFIDPWCDKWIPSQGSAAPNPIVPPDPSIKVVYFIDSQSRCWDVSILNTYFDNASSKLSEDNQRLFVAILWSLWTSRNNFIFQGIRENFAAVLARARAMLLTRNSRNPSLTTPSTIHVSISDKWMPPSFGWIKCNTDGAFDDSGANGAGFQPRSCNSVAHELAQWAKQNNSSMYWSKPPVWILPTVEENH